CACTGGATTGTTGTTTCGGGTACAGCAAAAGTCACTTGTGGCGATGCCGAAATTCTACTTACGAATAATCAATCTACCTACGTACCTCAGTGTACAAATCACCGCTTAGAAAATCCTGGTGTGATTCCTCTTGTTATTATTGAAGTCCAAAATGGCGAGTACTTGGGAGAAGACGATATCGTCCGGTTTCAAGACGACTACTCTCGCACAAAGTAACAATTAAGAGTAGGGAAGAAAACAGTTAAGATGCTTT
This is a stretch of genomic DNA from Chroogloeocystis siderophila 5.2 s.c.1. It encodes these proteins:
- a CDS encoding cupin domain-containing protein → MVQAQETAHEPTTLPLPPSVGHKGVAATELRPWGSFTILEEGRGYKIKRIEVKPGHRLSLQMHHHRSEHWIVVSGTAKVTCGDAEILLTNNQSTYVPQCTNHRLENPGVIPLVIIEVQNGEYLGEDDIVRFQDDYSRTK